Part of the Myxococcales bacterium genome is shown below.
CTGGAGCTTCGTTCCGCCGCCGGCGTCGCCGAGCTCGCGCCCTTCCACTTTTGGCTCAAGGCCCTCTCCGACGACGCGCTCGAAGGCCGCGTGGCGTCGCTCGGAGACCGCTACCGCACCCACGTCGAGACCCCCACGCTCGACGTCAGCGCGATGCCGGTGTTCCTGCCGACGGAGCGGCGCCTGCCGCGCCTCACCAAGGTTCGCTACGACGCGCTCTACAAGTACATGAGGGCGCACCTTCCCGAGATCCGCGATCTCGGGCGCGACTTTCCGAGCCCCGAGCGCTTCGACGACATGGGGCTTCGCTGGGTCGACGCTCACATCCTCGGTGGAGGACGGTTGGCGCTCCTCGCCGCCGCGGGCCGCGGCGGGGTTCACCTCTTCTGGCTCGACGGCGCCGGCTTCACCAAGGGCGCCTTCGTCGCGGGCGACGACTTCCCCGAGCCCGTCGTCGACGTGCGCGGCGAGCGCATCGTGGTGATGACGCGCGACGGGGCGCAGGACGCCGTGAGCGAAATGTTGTGGTGGGGGCCCTGAGCCGTCCGAGAGGCGCGCTCGAGCGGTGCCTCCCCCAACGCACCGCCCAGCACGCACACCCGCGAGACCGTTTGCGTCTACACTCCGCCGGTGCAGTTCCCCGGCAAGACCGAGACGCGGCTCGCCATCGTGATCATGAGCGTGGCCATGGCGCCGCTGCTCGTGGCCGTGCTCTTTGCGCGCTCGATGTTTTCGCAGGCCGCGTCGGTGTGGTTCAACCCGGAGGTTGGCACCGAGCTCGACCGCGGCGTGGGCCTCTACAAGGATTACGTCCGCGTCATCAAGGAGGACATGCGGCACCGCGCCGAGCTGCTCGCGGAAGACGACGCCTTGCGAGAGGCCGCGAAGAAGAAGAGCCCGGCAGACCTGGAGCGCGCGCTCGCGCCGCTGTTCGCCAAGTACCCAGACATCGTTGCCCTCAAGGTCCTGACGGAGAGCGGCGAGCTGCTCGGTCAAAGGGACCGCGGTCGGCCCGTCGACGAAGGCCGCGAGCGGAGCCTCGACGTGACCAGGCCGCTGACCCGCGACGACGCCGCCGCCTCGCTCGTCGTGACCTTCGCTGCGGACCGCAACAAGCTCGACGGCCTGGAGGCGTCGAGCGCCGTCGTGGCCAAGTATCACCAGCTCGAAGGGTCCCGCACCGATCTGTACACCGGCTACGTGACGGCCTTCGCGGCGCTCCTGGGCATCACGTCCGTCGCCACCGTAGGGCTTGGCATCTTGCTCGCGCGCGGTGTCACCAAGCGCATCAATCGGCTCGGCGCGGCCATGAACCTCGTCGCGCAGGGCGATCTCACGGCCCGCGTGCCCGTTACGGGAACCGACGAGCTGACGGAGCTGGCCTTCGGCTTCAACCGCATGCTGGACGAGATCTCGCAGACTCGCGCGCGGCTCGAATTCTTGCAGCGCTTGGGCGCTTGGCAGGAGATGGCCCAGCGGCTCGCCCATGAGATCAAGAACCCGCTCACGCCGATTCAACTCGCGGTGCAGGAGTGCCACCGAAAGTATGCGGGGGAAGATGGCAAGTACCGCTCCCTCCTCGACACGACCCTCGAGATTGTCGAAGAAGAAGTCGCGACGCTAAGGCGCCTCGTCTCGAACTTCTCCAACTTCGCACGCCTGCCGCACTCGGAGCTCCGCGACGGCAGCTTGCGCGAGTTCGTGCTCGAGTGCTCGTCGCAGCTCGGTCACCTGGAGGATGAAGGCGAGTCCATCGGCGAAGACGCGCGACGGACCAACGTCACCATCGATTGGCGTGTCCCAACGGGCGAGCTGCCGGTGGCCGTCGACCGGCAGATGCTCCGCCGCGTCGTCGTCAACTTGGTGCGCAACGCCGTGCAAGCCATTCGCGGCGCGCGCGGCGAAGGCGGGACGGTGCGCGTCTCAGCGGAGGCCGAAGGCCAGGGCGCGGTCCTTTACATCGACGACGACGGGCCCGGCATCCCCGACGAGCTGCAGGCTCGGGTCTTTGAGCCCTACTTCACCACCAAGTCTGATGGCACAGGCCTCGGCTTGGCCATCGTGAAGAAGGTCGTCGTTGAGCACGGCGGCTCCATCAGCGCGGCGAAGAGTCCCCTCGGCGGCGCGCGCTTCGCCGTTCACCTGCCGCCGCCCACGTCGTTGGCGCTCGCGGCGGCGCGCGAGGCGCGCGAGCTGGCTCTCCGCGCCGGCGTTTCGACGAGTCAGCTGGACGTCCCCGAGATCAAGGCGCTAAGGGAAGCGGCGCGGGCGAAGAAGAGCGCCCGGGAGGACGCATGACCGAGGAGCAAAAGACCGGCGGAGAGGCGCGGCTCGAACAAGAAGAGGGTGGCACGCTGCGAACCCTCGTGTTGGTCGTGCTCTTTGTGGCCGGTGTGGCGTTCGCGTCGCGGCTCGTCAGGCCGCCGGTTCATGCCCTCCAAGGCAAGCCAGCCCCGACGTTCTCCCTGGGCGCCCTCGACACGGGGAGCGGCGCGGCTGCCACCGTGTCGTTGACCGACCTCCGTGGCAAGGTCGTGCTCCTCGATTTTTGGGCCACATGGTGCGGCCCGTGCAAGGCCCAATCGCCGATCCTCGACGGTGTGCAGCGGCGCCTCAAGGATCGCGGCCTCGTGGTCGTGGGCGTGGGAACCAACGACTCGCCGGCCGCTGCGCGGGCATGGGTCAAAGGCCACGGCATTAGCTACCCCGTGGTCATGGACGAGGACGGCACCGTGTCCCGCGCCTACGGCGTCTCCAATTTGCCCACGCTCGTGGTGCTCGCCAAAGACGGCACCGTGCGAGCGGTGCGCGTTGGCCTGACCGACGCCTCGGAGCTCGAGCGCTTGGTCGCCGGCGTCTTGTAGGTTGGTGCCGAAACGCGAACGCTCCGCGGCTCAGCAGTCGTGGGAGTCGGCGCACGAGCTCGTCGACCCGGGAATGACGCTCGTCGACTCGTAGATCACGCGCGACTCGCAGGCGACGCCGTCCTTGGAGAAGCAGACCTCTTCGCTGCGATGGAACCCATCGGCGCGACGCACGGCCGGCAGACGAATGCGGAGGAGCAGGGTCTTGCCATCGGGAAGGATGCCGATGTCGCGAAGGCTCGTGCCGATGCGCGTCGTCGTCTTCGCGCCGAGGTCGAGTCGGTAGAGATCGCCACCGAGGCCATCGGCGGTGGCCTTGAGCGTGAAGACCTGACCGGCGCTCGTCTGCACGAAGCGATCGAGGGACGCGACGGGCCCGGCGAAGGCCGCGTAGCTGCGGGTCTCGAGATCGAACGTCCCGAAGGGTGCGTCGCTGCCGAAGGCGGCGCTCGCCTCGAGGCGCACCCCCTTTTCGTCGAGCGTTAGCTTCGCCTTGGCGGTGAGGCGCTCGACCTTGACCGACGCATCGACGAGCAACGACTTGCCATCGCGGGCCATGGCGAAGCGCGGCAAGGCGTGACCGATGGGCGTGAGCGTGAACTTGAGGGTCCGCGTGTCGATGACCATCAAGTGGAACGGATCGGCGCCGGCGGCGGGCACCAGCGACTTGTCGTCAAACATCGCCGCGTCCATGCGAGCCGTGTCGAGGTAGGCCACGGCGCGCTGGCCCGACGGATCCAGCGCCACGGGACCAAACCCAGGAAGGTTCTTCAGAAACGTGGCGCCCTTCGCGTCGAAGTCGACGACGCTCACGGGGTCTGGGTTCGTCCACGTTTGCGTCGTGTTGGGCGGCCGGTCCTCGATGCAATACGTCGGCGACAGAAAGCCGCGCGAACCATCGGGCACCACCACAAGCGGCGCCGCGCAGTTGGGGACGGAGACCTTCGAGACCGACAGGTTTGCGAGGCCTACGCTCGTGAGAACCGTCTCGGGCAGGTGATTCGACCACGTCGTCGAGCCAACGAAGACGGCGCTCTTGCCGCCGGGAAGGAACGTCACGCTCGTGGAGACGGACGCGAGGACGACCTCCCCGCGGAGCTTGCCCGTTTGCGTGTCGACGAGGGCCGCGCGGTCCGGCGCTCCCACGAGCACCGTGCCGTCGTCTTGGCTGATGGAGAGCGTGCGCGCGTCCGTCGACGACGGTGCCACGCGCCACTTCTCGTTTCCCGTGGCCAGGTCGAGCGCGACGAGCTCGCCCTTCTTGTCCCACGCGTAGCCGACGTCACCTTCGTGCGCGAAGACGAATCGCTCGGCTTGAAAGGAGAGCTCGCGGGTCTTCTGGGCGACGACATCGAGGAGGACGGAGACGTCGTTTCGTTGGAGGAGCGAGTAGCGCCCCGTCGGTGCAACGATCATCACGCCCGTTTGAAGGGACTCACCGGTGACGCCGCCGCTGGTGCGGTCGTTTGATTGAACGGCGCCACCTTGATCGCCGGTCGTGGGCATGGCGCAACCGACGGCGGCGCCCAGCGCGAGCACCGACACGAGAATGCGGGCAAGGGCAGAACGTGTGCGCGAAGACGAAGCTAAGTAAGCCAAGCGGACCTCCAATGTTTCGGAGCAAGCGCCGGTCCAGCGGGACAAGCACGACACCGATCTGATGGGTGAGACTGCGCGCCGGTCCCGCGCTTCAAGGAAACGCTCGCGATTCTCGCGATTCGGTGGGACTGCGCACGGCGCCACACGAAGACCGTGATCGCGGCGCCAGGCTGATCGACTGATCATGGCGCCGCGAGGGCGAAAGGTGCGCCGGTCGCTCTAACGCTTGCTCTAGGTCGGCTTGCGGATCGAGGCGCGCATCGGCAGGAAAAAGCGCGTTCCCGTGAGCTCGTTGAGGCCGGCGTACAAGTCCGTGTCGTAGGTCTCGCGCAGCGAGGCGTAGGTCATGACTTCGTCGATGGAGCCAGACGCCACGACGGCGCCCTTCTTCATGAGCACCACGCGCGACGCGTATTGAGCGGCCAGGTTGAGGTCGTGCATGACAACGAGGCAAGCGATGCGGTCTTTGGCGGTGACCTCGGCCAAGAGGTCGTAGAGGCCGAGCGCGTGCCCCACGTCGAGGAACGCCGCCGGCTCGTCCAACAGCAGGACCTCAGGCTTCTGCGCCAGTGCTCGCGCGATGGACACCCGCTTGTGTTCCCCGCCGCTCAGCGCCGAGGCCGGGCGATGGGCGAGGTCACGAAGGTCGCAGCGCGCGAGGACATCCTCGACGATGGCTTCGTCTTCGTCGGAGGGGCGCATCCACGCCCCCTGGTGTGGCGCACGCCCCATGCGGACAATCTCCCGCACCGAGAAGGAGAACGCGATCTCCTCGGTTTGGTGCACGACGGCGAGCCGCTGGGCCACGGCCCGACGCTCCAAGTCCCCGAGGGCCGTGCCAAAGAGCCGCACGGCGCCCGACGTGGGCGTCATCGCGCCGGCGAGGAGCTTGAGTAGCGTCGACTTGCCGGCGCCGTTGGGACCAAGGACGGCCACGAGCTCGCTGGCAGCCACGTGCAGCGTCACGTCACGAACGACGTCGCGCGCCTCGGCGTAGCCCGCGTGGACGCGCTGGGCCTCGACTGGGTGCGCGCCTCCTGCGGCGGCTGATTCAGTTTGTTCACGCGGCGCGGCGCGCATCCATTACCCTCGAGAAGCGTGAGCACGGAAAAGACAGCGCCGGGCCCGACGGGGGCCGAAGAACCCCGCGCAGCGGGGGACGACGCCAAAGCCAGCGACCCCTCGAGTCACCGGATCATCAAACGCTACTCGAATCGAAAGCTCTACGACACCAAGGAGAGCCGATACGTCACGCTGTTGCAGATCGGTGAGCTTGTGCGGGCCGGCGACGAAGTTCGCATCGTCGACAACAAGACCAAACAAGATCTGACAGAAGTCACGCTGGCGCAGATCATCTTCGAAGAGCAGAAGGCGAAGGGGCGCAACGTGCCCCTTCAGACGCTGAAGGGCATGATTCAGGCGCGCACCGAGAAGGTGCTCTCCGATCTTCGCGAAGGCCCCATCGGCCGTCTCATTCCAGGGCCGCCGCTCGCGGGCAAAGAGAAGGAGCCCGAGGTCGTGGAGGAGGCGCGTGAATCGAAGCCGCGCCTCGTCGAGCAGGCCAAAGTGACGCTCGAAGACTGGCAGCACCGGATGGACGACCGCATCCGCGCCATCCTGCCGAGCCTCAAGCCGTGGCACGAGCTCGAGAGCGAGGTTCGCGACCTCCGGGCGCGAGTGGCCGAGCTCGAGCGGCAGCTTCGCGAAAAGTAGGACACCCACCGACATCGTCCGCAAAGCGCTCGTCGCTTCTGCAAAGCAATAATATTGCAATGCATTTGTCGCTTTGTGGCGCGAACCGCGGCGATGATTACCTTCCTCGTTCGTGGCGCACCGGCCACCCGACGAAACTCGCGGAATAGACAGGCCGCGGGGCCGGTTCGTCCCGGGAACGAAGGCGATCCGAAAGCTCTCCTATGCCTATCTTGAGAAGCAGCGTGAGAACCACCCAGGCCGCGACTGACAGCTTCATGACCGAGGTCCTCGCGCACTCCGACGGCATGTACGCCGTCGCTTGCCGCCTCACGAAGAACCCGGCAGAGGCGCAGGACTTGGTGCAGGACGCGCTGGTGAAGGCCATGCGTGGGCGCGAGCAGTTCAGCCAAGGAACGAACCTCAAGGCGTGGCTCTATCGCATCCTCACGAACACCTTCATCAACACGTATCGCCGCGGGGGTCTCGAGCGAAGCGTCCTCGACGGCCCCGACGCCGATCCCTTGGCCGACGGGTGGGTGAGCGTATCGACGATGCGCCAGCTCCGCGATCCGGAGCAGGTCGCGCTTCAACCGGTCATCGAAGGCGAGGTACGCCGGGCCCTCGACGAGCTGCCGACTGAGTTTCGCCTCGCTGTGATCCTCTGTGACGTGGAAGAATTCTCGTACGAGGAGATCTCGCAGATCATGGGGTGTCCCATTGGTACGGTGATGAGTCGATTGCACCGCGGCAGGAAGCTCCTGCAGCGGTCCCTGCTCGGCCACGCGGTCGCCATGGGGATCGTCAAGGAGGAGCCAGCAGCCGCCAAGACGGAAGAGAAGCCGGTCGACCTCGCCGCCTACCGCGCGAAGAGGGCCGTATGAGTCAGCCTTGTGAGCACCAGCACCTGCTCGAGGCTTACAACGATGGCCAGCTCGATCCAGCGACGATCCTCACCATCGAAGCTCACCTGTCGCAGTGTGAAACGTGCCGCGAGCGGGTCCTGTTTCAGAAGGCCGTTCGAGGCTCGGTTCGGCGCGACGTGAGAAGCGAGGCGCTGCCGGAAGACGCGCGCGCTCGGTTCATGGCGGCGCTCGCCGGCGTCGCCGACGGCGAAGCCATTGACGCTCGTGAAGAGCGAGCGATGCTCCGCAAGGAAGAGCTGAGCGCTCGATCGCCCGCCGTCTCGTGGACGCTACGCTCCGCGGTGCCGCTCACCGCCGCCGCCGCGTTGGCGCTCGTATGGGGCGCTTCGGCGCAAGGCCCGCTCACCGCCCGCGCGTCGCTCTTCGGCGCGACCGCCATCGACGCGAGCCGCGAGATCTTGGACGAGCTGGTGCAGGAGCACTCGAGACCCTTGCCGCCGGAGCGCACCGATCCGAAAGACCTCCGAGAGTTCGAGCGCTACGTGGGCGTGCCGGTCAAGCCGCGCACCTTCGAGAAGGGGTCCGGCGCGAGGCTCGTGGGCGGTCGCGTGATGCCCATGCACCAAGAGCGCGCCGCGATGCTCCAATACGAGGTGGGAAGCGCGGAAGGTCCCAAGCGCGTGAGCGTGCTGATCTACGATCCCAGGCGCATCCAAGTCGGCAGCACCGAGCTGGCGCCGCGAACGGTGGGCACGTCCGAGGTTCGCGTCGGTCGTGCCCGCGGCTACTCGGTGGCGGTCACGGAGCGCGAAGGCGTCGGCTACGCGCTCGCGAGCGACCTCGACACGGAACGCAGCGCGCAGTTCGTCAGCTTCGTCGACGACCAACCCTAGACGCGCCACCACACTTGGCGACGCGGCGGCGGGCTGGCCCTGCCGCCCGCAGCGATGCGCAGCGGCGCCGCGTGGGCCTTCGCCAAAACGCTGGAAGCTCTGGGGCCTCCGTGGCATGTCTCAGGCCCCATGCGCTTCGTTTTTCTGATGGACGCACTCGACCGCGTCCTGCCCGACAAGGACACGACCTTCGCCATGCAACGGGCGGCGCAGCGACGGGGTCACACGTGCCTCTTCGCGGAGCTCCGCGACCTCTCGAACGTCGAAGGCGAGCCCCACGCCCGCGTGCGCACCATCGAGGTCTCCGACACGGCGCCGCACTTCAAGCTCGGCGAACCGAGCGACGTGCACCTCGCTACCGTTGACGCGGTCTTCATCCGCAAGGACCCGCCCTTCGACTCGAGCTACCTCTACGCGACGCTCCTCCTCGAGCGCGCTCGTGACCGGACCGTCATCGTCAACGATCCGCGGGGACTCCGCGACGCCAACGAGAAGCTCTACGCGCTCCACTTCATTCGCCACATGCCGCGCACAGCGGTGACGGCACGCGAAGACGCCATCACGGCGTTCGTGAAGAAGGTCGGCGGCCAGGCCGTGATCAAGCCGCTCCACGGAGCCGGCGGCGCCGGCGTCTTCATGTTGCGCGAGGGCGATCCGAACGTGCGCTCCATCATCGAAACGGTGACGCGCGAAGGCGCCGACATCGCCATGGTGCAGGAGTTTCTGCCGGCCGTGCGCCAGGGCGACAAGCGCGTCCTCTTGCTCGACGGTGAGGTCCTGGGCGGCATCAACCGCGTCCCCCGCAGCGACGACATTCGCTCGAACATCCACGTCGGCGGGTCCGCCCTCGAGACCAACGTGACCGAAGAGGAGCGCGCGGTGGTGCGCGACATCGCGCCGCGCCTACGGCGCGACGGGCTCTTCTTCGTGGGCCTCGACTTCATCGGTGGAAGACTCACCGAGGTCAACGTCACCTCGCCGACGGGCATCCAGCAGTTGAGCCGTCACCTGGGCCGCGACGTCACGGAAGACGTCATCGCCTGGGTCGAGCGGCGAGTCCACGACGCGAAGCCGCTCCCCCCCGCCAGCCTCGCGCCCTAAGCGTTCCATGCCCGTCACAGTGATCGTTCGGACCGACGAGGCCGGCGCGTCCACGTCGCCGTCTCTTACTTTTGATGGTCCGCGCGTGGTCATCGGTCGCGGCGCCGGCTGCGACGTCCGCTTGCCCGACGCGAGCGTCAGCCATCGCCACGCCACGCTGCAAGTGACCAGCGGAGCCGTGACGTTGTCCGACGAAGGCAGCTCCAACGGGACCTTCGTCGGAAAGAAACGCCTCTCGGCCCGCGCGCCGACCACGATCAAGTCCGGCGAGCTCGTGCGCGTCGGTCGCGTATGGCTCGAGCTCCGCATCGAGGAACGGCCCGCCACCCGCGACTTGTCGATGGCCACCAAAGACATCGCCCTCGCGCTCGTCGCGCGCGCCATGCGGTCGCTCGGCGAGGAGCACGTGCCGTACGTGCGGGTCGACGCGGGCCCCGACGAAGGCGCGGAGCTCGCGCTGGCCGAAGAGGGGCGCGTCTACGTCATCGGACGGGGTGACGCCTGCGATCTGGCGCTCGGCGACGCCGATGCCTCCCGTGAGCACGTTCAGCTCGTACGCCGCGGCGGAGCGATCCTTGTTCGAGACCGCGGCTCGAAGAACGGCGCGGACCTCGAGGGGGTGCCGCTCTCGGACGCGCGCGACGTCACCTGGAAGGCGGGGCAGTCGTTGCTCCTCGCCAACACAGTCCTCGTGCTCTTTGATCCAACGTTGTCGGCGCTCAAGAGCATCGAAGAGGCGGACGACGAGCCGCTCGCCGACGCCGACGTCCCTGCCCCGCCCGTGAGCGTGGCCGACGCCTTCGGCGAGCGCAGCGCGTCGAAAGCACCGCCCGCACCGCTGCCGATCGCGCCGCCGTCGGAGCGGCCTCGGCCGTCCGCTTCGCCGCCAGCGCGACGGAGGCCGCGGGGGGTTCAGCCGGGCGAAGCCGGATTGCTCGTCGTCGCGCTGATCATTTTGGTGCTGAGCCTCGGCGGACTGTTCTGGCTGCTCCGAACCTAGGGCGCCAGGGGGTGCTCAGCGCGAGCCGGAGCTCTGCGACGCTTCCGACTCTAGGGCCGAGAGCGTTGTCGCTTCGGCCTTGGCCGGCGCCGGCGGTGGCTTGCGACCCACGCCCGGCGGGTACGCGAGCGGCAACCCTGCGCGCGGCACCGCTTCCAGCATGGTAACGAGCTCGGCAGCGCTCTTGGGGCGATCCTGGACGCGCTTCTTCAGGCATTGCATGACGATGTCGTCGAGCGCTTCCGGGATGTCGAGGTCGGGGCGCCGGCGACGCATCGCGATGGGCACTTGCCGTTGGTGAAGGTCCAGGAGATCGCGGCGATTGGCCGCCGTGATGGGGAGCTCACCGGTCAGCGCTTCGTAGATGAGCACGCCGAGCGCGTAGATGTCGGTCCGCGGCTCGACGGCCCCGCCAATGCATTGCTCGGGCGCCATGTATTCGGGCGTTCCGAGCGTGTAGCCCGCCTGCGTCAGCGACTCCGCCGAGGTCAACTTGCTCATCCCGAAGTCGAGCACCTTGGAGGTGTTGTCTTCGCAAAGGAAGATGTTGCCGGGCTTGAGGTCGCGGTGCACCACACCTTTCTTGTGCGCCGCGTCGAGAGCCTTGGCGACGTCTGCGAAGACCGGGATCGCGAACGCCGGGGTGATGATGCCGTCCTTGGCGAGCTTGTCGGCGAGGGAGCGCCCATGAAGACGGTCCATGACGACGTAAATGGAGCCATCGGGCATCTGGTCGAGATCGAGGACGCGCGCGATGTTGGGATGGTCCACGTGAACCTGGATGTAGGCCTCGCGGCGGAGACGCGCGATCTCGCCGCCGTCACGCGCCGCTGCGCCACGAAGGACCTTCACGGCGACCTCGTGCCCGAGCGTGGAGTGCTCGGCCGAATAGACGACGCCGATGCCGCCGGAGCCGATCTTGCGACCGATGCGGTACTTGCCTCCGAGGACGGTGCCCGTGAGCTCGCCGGG
Proteins encoded:
- a CDS encoding HAMP domain-containing protein, encoding MQFPGKTETRLAIVIMSVAMAPLLVAVLFARSMFSQAASVWFNPEVGTELDRGVGLYKDYVRVIKEDMRHRAELLAEDDALREAAKKKSPADLERALAPLFAKYPDIVALKVLTESGELLGQRDRGRPVDEGRERSLDVTRPLTRDDAAASLVVTFAADRNKLDGLEASSAVVAKYHQLEGSRTDLYTGYVTAFAALLGITSVATVGLGILLARGVTKRINRLGAAMNLVAQGDLTARVPVTGTDELTELAFGFNRMLDEISQTRARLEFLQRLGAWQEMAQRLAHEIKNPLTPIQLAVQECHRKYAGEDGKYRSLLDTTLEIVEEEVATLRRLVSNFSNFARLPHSELRDGSLREFVLECSSQLGHLEDEGESIGEDARRTNVTIDWRVPTGELPVAVDRQMLRRVVVNLVRNAVQAIRGARGEGGTVRVSAEAEGQGAVLYIDDDGPGIPDELQARVFEPYFTTKSDGTGLGLAIVKKVVVEHGGSISAAKSPLGGARFAVHLPPPTSLALAAAREARELALRAGVSTSQLDVPEIKALREAARAKKSAREDA
- a CDS encoding TlpA family protein disulfide reductase, with the protein product MTEEQKTGGEARLEQEEGGTLRTLVLVVLFVAGVAFASRLVRPPVHALQGKPAPTFSLGALDTGSGAAATVSLTDLRGKVVLLDFWATWCGPCKAQSPILDGVQRRLKDRGLVVVGVGTNDSPAAARAWVKGHGISYPVVMDEDGTVSRAYGVSNLPTLVVLAKDGTVRAVRVGLTDASELERLVAGVL
- a CDS encoding PQQ-binding-like beta-propeller repeat protein; protein product: MAYLASSSRTRSALARILVSVLALGAAVGCAMPTTGDQGGAVQSNDRTSGGVTGESLQTGVMIVAPTGRYSLLQRNDVSVLLDVVAQKTRELSFQAERFVFAHEGDVGYAWDKKGELVALDLATGNEKWRVAPSSTDARTLSISQDDGTVLVGAPDRAALVDTQTGKLRGEVVLASVSTSVTFLPGGKSAVFVGSTTWSNHLPETVLTSVGLANLSVSKVSVPNCAAPLVVVPDGSRGFLSPTYCIEDRPPNTTQTWTNPDPVSVVDFDAKGATFLKNLPGFGPVALDPSGQRAVAYLDTARMDAAMFDDKSLVPAAGADPFHLMVIDTRTLKFTLTPIGHALPRFAMARDGKSLLVDASVKVERLTAKAKLTLDEKGVRLEASAAFGSDAPFGTFDLETRSYAAFAGPVASLDRFVQTSAGQVFTLKATADGLGGDLYRLDLGAKTTTRIGTSLRDIGILPDGKTLLLRIRLPAVRRADGFHRSEEVCFSKDGVACESRVIYESTSVIPGSTSSCADSHDC
- a CDS encoding ABC transporter ATP-binding protein; the encoded protein is MRAAPREQTESAAAGGAHPVEAQRVHAGYAEARDVVRDVTLHVAASELVAVLGPNGAGKSTLLKLLAGAMTPTSGAVRLFGTALGDLERRAVAQRLAVVHQTEEIAFSFSVREIVRMGRAPHQGAWMRPSDEDEAIVEDVLARCDLRDLAHRPASALSGGEHKRVSIARALAQKPEVLLLDEPAAFLDVGHALGLYDLLAEVTAKDRIACLVVMHDLNLAAQYASRVVLMKKGAVVASGSIDEVMTYASLRETYDTDLYAGLNELTGTRFFLPMRASIRKPT
- a CDS encoding polyhydroxyalkanoate synthesis regulator DNA-binding domain-containing protein, with the protein product MSTEKTAPGPTGAEEPRAAGDDAKASDPSSHRIIKRYSNRKLYDTKESRYVTLLQIGELVRAGDEVRIVDNKTKQDLTEVTLAQIIFEEQKAKGRNVPLQTLKGMIQARTEKVLSDLREGPIGRLIPGPPLAGKEKEPEVVEEARESKPRLVEQAKVTLEDWQHRMDDRIRAILPSLKPWHELESEVRDLRARVAELERQLREK
- a CDS encoding sigma-70 family RNA polymerase sigma factor, whose amino-acid sequence is MPILRSSVRTTQAATDSFMTEVLAHSDGMYAVACRLTKNPAEAQDLVQDALVKAMRGREQFSQGTNLKAWLYRILTNTFINTYRRGGLERSVLDGPDADPLADGWVSVSTMRQLRDPEQVALQPVIEGEVRRALDELPTEFRLAVILCDVEEFSYEEISQIMGCPIGTVMSRLHRGRKLLQRSLLGHAVAMGIVKEEPAAAKTEEKPVDLAAYRAKRAV
- a CDS encoding zf-HC2 domain-containing protein is translated as MSQPCEHQHLLEAYNDGQLDPATILTIEAHLSQCETCRERVLFQKAVRGSVRRDVRSEALPEDARARFMAALAGVADGEAIDAREERAMLRKEELSARSPAVSWTLRSAVPLTAAAALALVWGASAQGPLTARASLFGATAIDASREILDELVQEHSRPLPPERTDPKDLREFERYVGVPVKPRTFEKGSGARLVGGRVMPMHQERAAMLQYEVGSAEGPKRVSVLIYDPRRIQVGSTELAPRTVGTSEVRVGRARGYSVAVTEREGVGYALASDLDTERSAQFVSFVDDQP
- the gshB gene encoding glutathione synthase — protein: MRFVFLMDALDRVLPDKDTTFAMQRAAQRRGHTCLFAELRDLSNVEGEPHARVRTIEVSDTAPHFKLGEPSDVHLATVDAVFIRKDPPFDSSYLYATLLLERARDRTVIVNDPRGLRDANEKLYALHFIRHMPRTAVTAREDAITAFVKKVGGQAVIKPLHGAGGAGVFMLREGDPNVRSIIETVTREGADIAMVQEFLPAVRQGDKRVLLLDGEVLGGINRVPRSDDIRSNIHVGGSALETNVTEEERAVVRDIAPRLRRDGLFFVGLDFIGGRLTEVNVTSPTGIQQLSRHLGRDVTEDVIAWVERRVHDAKPLPPASLAP
- a CDS encoding FHA domain-containing protein, encoding MPVTVIVRTDEAGASTSPSLTFDGPRVVIGRGAGCDVRLPDASVSHRHATLQVTSGAVTLSDEGSSNGTFVGKKRLSARAPTTIKSGELVRVGRVWLELRIEERPATRDLSMATKDIALALVARAMRSLGEEHVPYVRVDAGPDEGAELALAEEGRVYVIGRGDACDLALGDADASREHVQLVRRGGAILVRDRGSKNGADLEGVPLSDARDVTWKAGQSLLLANTVLVLFDPTLSALKSIEEADDEPLADADVPAPPVSVADAFGERSASKAPPAPLPIAPPSERPRPSASPPARRRPRGVQPGEAGLLVVALIILVLSLGGLFWLLRT
- a CDS encoding serine/threonine protein kinase, with product MPEGAAMGRSHVRQGGKEELRASILKPYLLRARAEKGERVARALFSGAGIDVSLIDNETGWVSAQQAKRALRAIVDALGPSALHDLGEWITHPEALGARVRMLRVAEFPIDAYRYLASNAREETRVGTWELEEIADRPKGSAAVRMTYRARDDGNDEPMSVDAPGEELLCAARRGELGGLPRIWGLAPAHVTHDACISRGADSCLYQVEWRETSMRGAIPGFAAGAGVVCGGAAFLAGGVIAGVTSAILAGGLGAALGLFYERSLRDKSERVFERNRISALERGLELRGDLGATPGELTGTVLGGKYRIGRKIGSGGIGVVYSAEHSTLGHEVAVKVLRGAAARDGGEIARLRREAYIQVHVDHPNIARVLDLDQMPDGSIYVVMDRLHGRSLADKLAKDGIITPAFAIPVFADVAKALDAAHKKGVVHRDLKPGNIFLCEDNTSKVLDFGMSKLTSAESLTQAGYTLGTPEYMAPEQCIGGAVEPRTDIYALGVLIYEALTGELPITAANRRDLLDLHQRQVPIAMRRRRPDLDIPEALDDIVMQCLKKRVQDRPKSAAELVTMLEAVPRAGLPLAYPPGVGRKPPPAPAKAEATTLSALESEASQSSGSR